The Chiroxiphia lanceolata isolate bChiLan1 chromosome 24, bChiLan1.pri, whole genome shotgun sequence genome has a segment encoding these proteins:
- the SELENON gene encoding selenoprotein N — MAMAGPSAAPPRLALALAALAALVAVKYYRDAEAARRQELALKSLGNEGLFLFSSLDTNNDLYLSPEEFKPIAEKLTGVAPISEFEEEETPDPSGETLSVVAKFQPLVMETMTKSKDGFLGISHVALSGLRNWTAPAAPMSVLLAKQFKAFLPPKNKLDLGDPWWIIPSELNIFTGYLSNNRFYPPPPKGKEVIIHKLLSMFHPRPFVKTRFAPQGAVACIQAISSFYYTIAFRIHAEFQLNEPPDFPFWFSPGQFTGHIILSKDSSHVREFKLFVPNNRSLNVDMEWLVRGGERGSNMEVDIGYLPQMELESTGPSIPSVIHDENGNIIDGRDPSGEPIQFVFEEITWQQEIPWEEAAQKLEVAMYPFKKISLPALTEAFERAKAEKKLVHSILLWGALDDQSCUGSGRTLRETVLESSPILALLNESFISSWSLVKELEELQSNRENEFYSKLADLHLEKYNFPVEMIICLPNGTVIHHINANYFLDITSMKPEDVESSIFSFSTNFEDPSTATYLQFLKEGLQRAKPYLQT, encoded by the exons ATGGCCATGGCGGGGCCCAGCGCGGCCCCTCCGCGCCTGGCGCTGGCCCTCGCCGCCCTCGCCGCGCTGGTCGCCGTCAAGTACTACCGGGACGCGGAGGCGGCGCGGCGGCAG GAGCTGGCTCTGAAGTCCTTGGGAAATGAGGGGCTGTTCCTCTTTTCATCTCTGGACACAAACAATGACCTGTACCTCAGCCCAGAGGAGTTCAAGCCGATAGCTGAGAAGCTGACAG GGGTTGCTCCCATCTCAGAATTTGAAGAGGAGGAGACGCCTGATCCAAGCGGGGAGACTCTGTCCGTTGTGGCAAAATTCCAGCCTTTGGTCATGGAAACAATGACGAAGAGCAAGGATGGTTTCCTGGGA ATTTCTCACGTTGCTCTCTCTGGGCTGAGGAACTGGACGGCCCCAGCAGCCCCTATGAGTGTGCTGCTTGCCAAGCAGTTTAAAGCCTTCCTTCCTCCAAAGAATAAACTGGACCTCGGGGATCCGTGGTGGATAATTCCTAGTGAACTGAACATCTTCACTGGGTATCTTTCCAACAACAGGTTTTACCCTCCACCTCCCAAGGGCAAAGAG GTCATAATCCACAAGCTTTTGAGCATGTTCCACCCCCGGCCCTTCGTGAAGACCCGCTTTGCCCCCCAGGGGGCCGTGGCCTGTATCCAAGCCATCAGCAGCTTCTACTACACCATAGCATTCCG gaTCCACGCCGAGTTCCAGCTGAACGAGCCACCAGACTTCCCCTTCTGGTTTTCCCCAGGCCAATTCACAGGTCACATCATCCTCTCCAAGGACTCTTCCCATGTCCGAGAGTTTAAGCTCTTTGTCCCTAACAACAG GTCTCTGAACGTGGACATGGAGTGGCTTGTACGGGGCGGCGAGCGAGGCAGCAACATGGAAGTGGATATTGGATACCTGCCTCAG ATGGAGCTGGAATCGACAGGGCCCTCAATCCCCTCCGTGATCCACGATGAGAATGGAAACATCATCGACGGCAGGGACCCCTCAGGGGAGCCCATCCAGTTTGTGTTTGAAGAGATAACTTGGCAGCAGGAAATCCCTTGGGAAGAGGCAGCCCAGAAGCTGGAAGTGGCCATGTATCCATTTAAGAAG AT ATCTCTACCTGCCCTCACAGAAGCTTTTGAGAgagcaaaagcagagaagaagcTGGTGCACTCCATCCTGCTGTGGGGGGCCCTGGATGACCAGTCCTGCTGAG GTTCGGGGCGAACTCTCCGGGAGACCGTCCTGGAAAGTTCGCCCATCCTCGCCCTGCTCAACGAGAGCTTCATCAGCAGCTGGTCCCTggtgaaggagctggaggagctgcag AGCAACAGAGAGAATGAGTTCTACAGCAAACTGGCTGACCTGCACCTGGAGAAATACAACTTCCCTGTGGAGATGATCATCTGCCTCCCCAATGGCACCGTG ATTCACCATATCAATGCCAACTACTTCCTGGACATTACTTCTATGAAGCCTGAAGATGTTGAAAGCAGCATCTTTAGTTTCTCAACCAATTTTGAAGACCCTTCGACTGCAACTTACCTCCAGTTCCTGAAGGAAGGACTGCAAAGAGCAAAACCATACCTGCAGACCTAA
- the MTFR1L gene encoding mitochondrial fission regulator 1-like isoform X1, with protein MDAEATIPIWQNKPHGSARSVVRMIGSNLPLKPCPRATFEVLPSVSDLYLNDVPPVPTLADIVWIAADDEEETYARVRSDTRPLKHKWKPSPFTVIQRNASVPNLRKQEEKLLALKKPGLPALSRTTELQDELSHLRSQIAKIVAAESASAQLTPDLLSPGSSNASSPLHCFGPSFQSTTSFVISDITEEEAELESPELPSVSLLCSAASESCKPDPKDPDEEDSVSLSKASSFADMMGILKDIHRMKQSKDLNRPSMKEEDPAVLIAEVLRRKFALKDEDLALKEK; from the exons ATGGACGCGGAGGCC ACAATCCCCATCTGGCAGAACAAGCCCCATGGCTCAGCACGCAGCGTGGTCAGGATGATCGGGTCAAACCTCCCTCTGAAACCCTGTCCCAGAGCCACCTTCGAG gtTCTACCAAGTGTTTCAGATCTCTATTTAAATGATGTGCCCCCAGTCCCCACCTTGGCTGACATTGTGTGGATTGCAGCAGACGATGAGGAGGAAACGTATGCCAGAGTCAG GAGCGACACTCGCCCGCTGAAGCACAAGTGGAAGCCGAGTCCCTTCACCGTGATCCAGCGGAACGCCTCAGTCCCCAACctgaggaagcaggaggagaagctgctcGCCCTGAAGAAGCCTGGCTTGCCAGCCCTGAGCCGAACCACGGAGCTCCAGGATGAGCTGAGTCACCTCCGGAGCCAGATCGCCAAGATTGTCGCTGCAGAGTCAG cttctgcTCAGTTAACACCAGATTTATTATCTCCAGGGAGTTCAAATGCATCTTCTCCTTTACATTGTTTTGGACCCTCTTTCCAATCCACCACTTCCTTTGTCATTAGCGATATCAcggaggaggaggcagagctggaaagccCCGAGCTCCCGTCggtctccctgctctgctctgcagcctctgagAGCTGCAAGCCAGACCCAAAGGATCCTGATGAGGAAGACTCCGTGTCCCTTTCCAAGGCCAGCAGTTTTGCAGACATGATGGGAATTCTTAAAGACATTCACAGGATGAAGCAGAGCAAAGACTT AAACCGACCTTCCATGAAGGAGGAAGACCCAGCTGTCCTTATTGCAGAAGTTCTGAGAAGGAAATTTGCCCTGAAGGATGAAGATCTGGCCCTGAAGGAGAAATGA
- the MTFR1L gene encoding mitochondrial fission regulator 1-like isoform X2 has translation MAAEGPGAALGAGRAAHPQTIPIWQNKPHGSARSVVRMIGSNLPLKPCPRATFEVLPSVSDLYLNDVPPVPTLADIVWIAADDEEETYARVRSDTRPLKHKWKPSPFTVIQRNASVPNLRKQEEKLLALKKPGLPALSRTTELQDELSHLRSQIAKIVAAESASAQLTPDLLSPGSSNASSPLHCFGPSFQSTTSFVISDITEEEAELESPELPSVSLLCSAASESCKPDPKDPDEEDSVSLSKASSFADMMGILKDIHRMKQSKDLNRPSMKEEDPAVLIAEVLRRKFALKDEDLALKEK, from the exons ATGGCGGCGGAGGGCCCGGGAGCGGCGCTGGGAGCGGGGCGGGCCGCCCACCCCCAG ACAATCCCCATCTGGCAGAACAAGCCCCATGGCTCAGCACGCAGCGTGGTCAGGATGATCGGGTCAAACCTCCCTCTGAAACCCTGTCCCAGAGCCACCTTCGAG gtTCTACCAAGTGTTTCAGATCTCTATTTAAATGATGTGCCCCCAGTCCCCACCTTGGCTGACATTGTGTGGATTGCAGCAGACGATGAGGAGGAAACGTATGCCAGAGTCAG GAGCGACACTCGCCCGCTGAAGCACAAGTGGAAGCCGAGTCCCTTCACCGTGATCCAGCGGAACGCCTCAGTCCCCAACctgaggaagcaggaggagaagctgctcGCCCTGAAGAAGCCTGGCTTGCCAGCCCTGAGCCGAACCACGGAGCTCCAGGATGAGCTGAGTCACCTCCGGAGCCAGATCGCCAAGATTGTCGCTGCAGAGTCAG cttctgcTCAGTTAACACCAGATTTATTATCTCCAGGGAGTTCAAATGCATCTTCTCCTTTACATTGTTTTGGACCCTCTTTCCAATCCACCACTTCCTTTGTCATTAGCGATATCAcggaggaggaggcagagctggaaagccCCGAGCTCCCGTCggtctccctgctctgctctgcagcctctgagAGCTGCAAGCCAGACCCAAAGGATCCTGATGAGGAAGACTCCGTGTCCCTTTCCAAGGCCAGCAGTTTTGCAGACATGATGGGAATTCTTAAAGACATTCACAGGATGAAGCAGAGCAAAGACTT AAACCGACCTTCCATGAAGGAGGAAGACCCAGCTGTCCTTATTGCAGAAGTTCTGAGAAGGAAATTTGCCCTGAAGGATGAAGATCTGGCCCTGAAGGAGAAATGA